In Populus nigra chromosome 1, ddPopNigr1.1, whole genome shotgun sequence, one genomic interval encodes:
- the LOC133683182 gene encoding uncharacterized protein LOC133683182 yields MVDDGFVNASSNCNGNSNSNGNQESPRKTKDINKKKKKKKRGGSKKKMTVEQTLASKSVSEWVYLDRKLVADDFDFGVHKTVMMRREDKVVFELHTHSKFSDGFLSPSKLVERAHGNGVKVLALTDHDTMSGIPEATEAARRFGIKIIPGVEISTMFSPRNPEAEEPVHILAYYSSGGPTRSDELEKFLTNIRDGRYLRAKDMVLKLNKLKLPLKWEHVTRITGKGVAPGRLHVARAMVEAGYVENLKQAFARYLYDGGPAYSTGNEPLVEEAVQLICETGGVAVLAHPWALKNPVAIIQRLKDAGLHGMEVYRSDGKLAVYSDLADAYGLLKLGGSDYHGRGGNSESELGSVNLPVIALHDFLKVARPIWYGAIKDIFERYAEEPSDSNLARITKFGGTKILKGNSPMSCGKDLIDRCLSLWLTTEERQTAEFEAIKIKLSCVTINQGVGLAFL; encoded by the exons ATGGTGGATGATGGTTTTGTGAACGCTTCTTCTAATTGCAAcggcaacagcaacagcaacggCAACCAAGAGAgcccaagaaaaacaaaagatattaataagaagaagaagaagaagaagcgtgGCGGGAGCAAGAAGAAGATGACTGTTGAGCAGACCTTGGCTTCCAAATCTGTCAGCGAATGGGTTTACTTGGATCGGAAATTGGTTGCCGATGATTTCGATTTTGGAGTGCACAAGACTGTGATGATGAGGAGAGAAGACAAGGTTGTCTTTGAATTGCATACTCATTCCAAGTTCAGTGATGGCTTCTTGTCTCCTTCCAAGCTTGTGGAGCGAGCTCATGGAAATGGG GTGAAAGTTCTTGCTCTCACTGATCATGACACAATGTCTGGTATACCTGAAGCTACAGAAGCAGCTCGCAGATTTGGCATCAAGATAATCCCAGGTGTTGAAATAAGCACAATGTTCTCTCCAAG AAATCCTGAAGCAGAGGAGCCAGTGCACATCCTGGCATATTACAGCAGCGGTGGGCCAACTAGGTCTGATGAACTGGAAAAGTTCTTGACTAACATAAGAGATGGTCGTTACCTTCGTGCAAAGGACATGGTCTTGAAACTCAACAAACTCAAGTTGCCTCTTAAGTGGGAGCACGTTACTAGAATTACAGGAAAAGGAGTTGCTCCTGGAAGACTGCATGTGGCTCGAGCTATGGTTGAAGCAGGCTACGTAGAGAACCTGAAACAAGCTTTTGCCAGATATCTGTATGATGGTGGACCTGCTTATTCCAC AGGAAATGAGCCTCTTGTAGAGGAGGCAGTACAATTGATATGTGAAACGGGGGGTGTTGCTGTGCTAGCTCATCCTTGGGCATTGAAAAACCCTGTTGCAATAATACAAAGGTTGAAAGATGCAGGTCTTCATGGGATGGAGGTTTACAGAAGTGATGGCAAACTGGCTG TATACAGCGACCTAGCAGATGCTTATGGTCTTTTGAAGCTAGGAGGGTCCGATTATCACGGAAGAGGTGGGAACAGTGAATCTGAACTAGGAAGTGTTAACCTCCCAGTAATTGCTTTGCACGACTTCCTGAAGGTAGCACGCCCAATCTGGTATGGTGccataaaagatatttttgagaGATATGCTGAGGAGCCCTCTGATTCGAATCTAGCAAGGATAACGAAGTTTGGGGGGACAAAGATTTTAAAGGGAAATTCCCCAATGAGTTGCGGGAAGGACTTGATTGATCGTTGCTTATCATTGTGGTTAACAACTGAGGAGAGGCAGACAGCCGAGTTTGAGGCCATTAAAATAAAGCTCTCCTGTGTTACGATTAATCAAGGTGTGGGACTTGCGTTCCTATAG